A single genomic interval of Daucus carota subsp. sativus chromosome 1, DH1 v3.0, whole genome shotgun sequence harbors:
- the LOC108193620 gene encoding peroxidase 55, which produces MHEQRKMSSWRGLCFLFWIMLIGQCQAHLKENFYSSTCPNVESIVNQAVSKKLRQTFTTIPATLRLFLHDCFFEGCDASILITSSDRDAERDAEENLSLPGDGFDTVIKAKEAVETKCPGVVSCADILAVAARDVVRMAGGPSFNVELGRRDGLISKASRVPEKIPKPSFNLKQLNSLFSQLNLTQLDMIALSGGHTLGVSHCDQFSNRLHSFSSSAQTDPSLDPDYARQLTAACSNSDESTVIILDPETPQTFDNMYFKNLVAGKGLLSSDQVLFSDPASQPTVRDFANSPDEFNVAFVSGMRKLGRSGVKTGRQGELGKDCTAFNS; this is translated from the exons ATGCATGAGCAGAGAAAAATGAGTTCATGGAGAgggttgtgtttcttgttttgGATCATGCTAATAGGCCAGTGCCAAGCACATTTAAAGGAGAATTTCTACAGTTCAACTTGTCCAAATGTTGAGTCAATAGTGAATCAAGCTGTCTCGAAGAAATTAAGGCAGACGTTCACCACGATTCCAGCCACTCTTCGTCTGTTTCTCCATGACTGCTTTTTTGAG GGCTGTGATGCCTCAATTCTGATCACGTCGTCAGACAGGGATGCAGAAAGGGACGCTGAAGAAAATCTTTCACTTCCTGGCGATGGATTTGACACGGTGATCAAGGCAAAGGAAGCCGTGGAGACTAAATGCCCCGGGGTAGTCTCATGTGCAGACATCTTGGCTGTTGCTGCAAGGGATGTAGTAAGAATG GCAGGAGGACCATCATTCAACGTAGAGCTGGGACGTCGTGATGGACTGATATCCAAGGCATCCAGAGTTCCTGAAAAAATTCCAAAACCATCCTTCAACCTCAAACAGCTAAACTCCCTCTTCAGCCAGCTGAATCTTACTCAACTTGACATGATTGCACTCTCGGGAGGCCACACGCTTGGTGTTTCTCACTGTGATCAATTTTCAAACCGCCTCCACTCATTTTCATCCTCTGCTCAGACTGACCCTTCCTTGGATCCGGACTATGCTCGTCAGCTGACTGCAGCTTGCTCGAATTCAGACGAAAGCACAGTCATTATCCTGGACCCTGAAACCCCGCAAACATTTGATAATATGTATTTCAAGAATCTGGTTGCAGGAAAGGGCCTTTTAAGTTCGGACCAGGTGCTCTTCAGCGACCCTGCATCCCAACCTACTGTTCGTGACTTTGCTAACAGTCCTGATGAGTTCAATGTAGCTTTTGTTAGTGGTATGAGGAAGCTTGGAAGGTCTGGTGTAAAAACTGGTCGCCAAGGAGAGTTGGGAAAAGATTGCACAGCCTTCAACTCATGA